A stretch of the Pedobacter sp. MC2016-14 genome encodes the following:
- a CDS encoding MarR family winged helix-turn-helix transcriptional regulator yields MKQQETVDYFLKVVWQNVVNTYNQIASGFGITQSVGYVLINIDKEGTAVSQLAGLLGVKATSLSRMLNNMEDLGLIYRETSAGDKRSVKVFLTDFGREKRHLARGVVISFNEYLNENMTAKEKNELILTLQKLNKLTLAYTNTLEDDKQKDK; encoded by the coding sequence ATGAAACAACAGGAAACGGTAGATTATTTTTTGAAGGTAGTTTGGCAAAATGTAGTCAACACTTACAACCAAATCGCTTCGGGCTTTGGTATCACACAATCTGTGGGTTATGTGCTTATCAATATTGATAAAGAAGGTACAGCTGTTTCTCAGTTGGCCGGACTTCTTGGTGTTAAGGCAACCAGCCTGTCAAGGATGTTAAATAATATGGAAGATCTGGGGTTGATATACCGCGAAACTTCTGCAGGAGATAAGCGTTCTGTTAAGGTGTTTCTTACTGATTTTGGTCGTGAGAAAAGACACCTTGCCCGTGGCGTTGTGATTTCTTTTAATGAATATTTAAATGAAAATATGACGGCCAAAGAAAAGAATGAATTGATTTTGACTTTGCAGAAATTGAATAAACTCACATTAGCCTATACAAATACATTAGAAGATGATAAACAAAAAGATAAATAA
- a CDS encoding FKBP-type peptidyl-prolyl cis-trans isomerase, whose protein sequence is MLLKNAVLLVLTVLLLAFYACNKFEAYDKTAQLQLDIDSIQRFLTKKNLTMTKDASGIFYNMVRTGTGTQVLGDFDTVKIAYTGKMLNDSIVEQAVDSAKLVLFAMPEGFRRGLQIIPAGTSHGIQAGGEIRFIVPSALAYINRPVYTPFPIGIIPPNSNLDYTVQLLQIYKQKK, encoded by the coding sequence ATGTTGTTAAAAAATGCAGTTTTATTGGTGCTGACTGTTCTTTTGCTTGCCTTTTACGCATGTAATAAGTTTGAAGCATACGATAAAACGGCACAGCTGCAATTGGATATTGATTCTATTCAGCGTTTTTTGACAAAGAAAAATCTGACGATGACTAAAGATGCCAGCGGGATTTTTTATAACATGGTTAGAACAGGAACAGGAACGCAGGTGTTGGGAGATTTTGATACGGTGAAAATAGCTTATACCGGAAAGATGTTAAATGATAGTATTGTAGAGCAGGCAGTAGATTCTGCTAAACTGGTGCTTTTTGCAATGCCTGAGGGTTTTAGAAGAGGATTACAGATTATACCTGCAGGTACCTCGCATGGCATACAGGCTGGTGGAGAAATCAGGTTTATTGTTCCTTCGGCATTGGCTTATATCAACAGACCTGTGTATACGCCATTTCCAATTGGTATCATTCCACCCAATTCAAACCTGGACTATACGGTTCAATTATTACAAATATACAAACAGAAAAAATAA
- a CDS encoding 3-hydroxyacyl-CoA dehydrogenase/enoyl-CoA hydratase family protein: MINKKINKVAVLGSGIMGSRIACHFANIGVEVLLLDIAAKEGPKNGIVDAALLAAVKSNPSPVYTKSVVKKISTGNFEDDMSKIAGYDWIIEVVVENLDIKKVVFDQVEQYRKPGTLVTSNTSGIPIHLMAEGRSDDFKANFCGTHFFNPPRYLRLLEIIPTPHTKPEIVDFLMHYGDQFLGKTTVLCKDTPAFIANRVGVYSIMALLHLVQEMDLTVEEVDKFTGPALGRPKSATFRTTDVVGLDTMIKVSKGLYDNVPDDKAHDLFKLPDYVEKMEANKWLGDKTKQGFYKKTKNAEGKSEILALDLKTLEYRPQQKVKSATLDITKSIENVKDRMKVFATGKDKAAELFRASFFGLFEYVSDRIPEISDELYRIDDAMRAGFGWDLGPFEVWDAVGIKESLDGMKTYGHEAAVWVHEMLSAGHTSFYKVEEGVKKYYDIPSKSYKAVPGTEAFIVLDNIRLTKTIWKNSGASILDLGDGILNVEFHSKMNTIGGDTLQAINKAIDLAEKEYRGLVIGNDGANFSAGANVGMIFMMAVEQEWDELNMAIKLFQNTSMRIRYSSIPVVVAPHNLTLGGGCEFSLHADHVQLNAETYMGLVEFGVGVIPGGGGTKEFALRASDEYTDDQIVQNVLKERFLTIGMAKVSTSALEAYELGYLQKDKFSVSMNRSRLIADAKAKAIALAEAGYTQPVRRKDIRVLGKQGLGIVYAGANTMYSGHYISEHDKKISEKLGYVMCGGDLSSPTEVTEQYLLDLEREAFLSLCGERKTLERIQSIVTKGKPLRN; the protein is encoded by the coding sequence ATGATAAACAAAAAGATAAATAAGGTTGCGGTTTTGGGTTCCGGAATTATGGGTTCCCGCATCGCCTGCCACTTTGCGAATATTGGCGTAGAGGTTTTGTTGTTGGATATTGCCGCAAAAGAGGGGCCTAAAAATGGTATTGTAGATGCTGCGTTGCTTGCAGCGGTAAAAAGTAATCCTTCTCCGGTTTACACCAAATCTGTGGTTAAAAAAATCAGCACTGGAAATTTTGAAGACGACATGTCTAAAATTGCTGGTTACGATTGGATTATAGAGGTGGTTGTAGAAAACCTTGACATTAAAAAGGTAGTGTTTGATCAGGTAGAGCAATACCGAAAACCGGGCACTTTAGTTACCTCAAACACTTCGGGGATTCCAATTCATTTGATGGCGGAGGGCCGGAGTGATGATTTTAAAGCGAACTTCTGCGGAACTCACTTTTTTAATCCGCCACGTTATTTGCGCTTGCTGGAAATTATACCCACACCGCATACCAAACCAGAAATTGTTGATTTTTTGATGCATTATGGTGATCAGTTTTTAGGTAAAACCACTGTTTTATGTAAAGACACACCTGCATTTATTGCTAATAGAGTTGGGGTTTATTCCATTATGGCTTTGTTGCACCTGGTTCAGGAAATGGACTTAACGGTAGAGGAAGTAGATAAATTTACTGGTCCTGCTTTGGGTAGGCCTAAATCGGCAACATTTCGTACTACTGATGTTGTAGGACTGGACACTATGATTAAGGTGTCAAAAGGTTTGTATGATAATGTGCCGGATGATAAGGCGCATGACTTATTTAAACTGCCTGATTATGTAGAGAAGATGGAAGCAAATAAATGGCTTGGCGACAAGACCAAACAAGGCTTCTATAAAAAAACTAAAAATGCGGAGGGTAAAAGCGAGATACTGGCATTGGATTTAAAAACGCTGGAATACCGCCCGCAACAAAAGGTGAAGTCCGCTACACTCGATATCACCAAAAGCATTGAAAATGTAAAAGACCGAATGAAGGTTTTTGCAACGGGTAAGGATAAGGCTGCTGAACTCTTCCGGGCTTCGTTTTTTGGTTTGTTTGAGTACGTATCTGACAGGATTCCTGAAATTTCTGATGAATTATACCGAATTGATGACGCCATGCGTGCCGGCTTTGGCTGGGATCTTGGTCCCTTTGAAGTTTGGGATGCGGTAGGTATTAAGGAATCTTTGGATGGTATGAAAACCTATGGGCATGAAGCTGCAGTATGGGTACATGAAATGCTGTCGGCAGGCCATACCTCGTTTTATAAAGTAGAGGAAGGGGTTAAAAAATATTACGACATTCCTTCTAAATCTTACAAAGCGGTACCGGGTACTGAAGCTTTTATAGTGCTGGATAATATCCGTCTAACTAAAACCATTTGGAAAAACTCTGGTGCTTCTATTTTGGATTTGGGTGATGGCATTTTGAATGTGGAATTCCACTCTAAAATGAATACCATTGGTGGTGATACTTTGCAGGCCATTAACAAGGCGATTGATCTAGCTGAAAAGGAATACAGGGGGTTGGTGATTGGTAATGATGGCGCGAACTTTTCTGCTGGTGCTAATGTGGGTATGATTTTTATGATGGCGGTAGAGCAGGAATGGGATGAATTGAATATGGCGATAAAGCTGTTTCAAAATACTTCTATGCGCATCAGGTATTCTTCTATTCCGGTAGTGGTGGCGCCGCATAACCTTACGCTAGGCGGTGGTTGTGAGTTTAGCTTGCATGCAGATCATGTGCAGTTGAATGCGGAGACGTATATGGGATTGGTAGAGTTTGGTGTTGGCGTAATTCCCGGTGGCGGCGGAACAAAAGAATTTGCGTTGCGTGCTTCTGATGAATATACTGATGACCAGATTGTGCAAAATGTGTTGAAAGAAAGATTTTTGACCATTGGTATGGCTAAAGTGTCTACGTCGGCGCTGGAAGCCTATGAACTGGGGTATTTACAGAAAGATAAGTTTTCTGTATCCATGAACAGAAGCCGTTTGATTGCCGATGCAAAAGCCAAAGCGATAGCGCTGGCTGAGGCAGGTTATACGCAACCTGTTCGCAGAAAAGACATCAGGGTCTTAGGTAAACAGGGGCTAGGTATTGTGTATGCTGGTGCAAATACGATGTATTCTGGACATTATATTTCTGAACATGATAAGAAAATCTCGGAGAAATTGGGTTATGTGATGTGCGGGGGTGATTTGTCATCTCCAACAGAAGTTACTGAGCAATACTTACTGGATTTGGAAAGAGAAGCATTTTTGTCACTTTGCGGGGAACGTAAGACATTGGAACGTATACAAAGTATTGTAACCAAGGGTAAGCCGTTGAGAAACTAG
- a CDS encoding acyl-CoA dehydrogenase family protein, with amino-acid sequence MDKKTIKGGEFLIKETSFQDVFIPEEFDEEQNMIAQTCRDFLAAEVFPNLDRIDSQEEGLMPSLMDKAGELGILGVSIPEEYGGFGKNFNTSMLVADVVGAGHSFAVALSAHTGIGTLPILYYGNKEQKEKYIPKLGTGEWKAAYCLTEPNSGSDANSGKTKAKLSADGTHYLITGQKMWITNGGFADVFIVFAKIDDDKNLTAFIVEREFGGISMNPEEHKMGIKGSSTRQVFFNDCPVPVENMLSERENGFKIAVNILNIGRIKLAAAAIGASRKVIDTAINYANERIQFDRQISKYGAIRFKLAEMAAKVYAVESANYRAGQNIDDAYEALVEGGMDASKAKLKSTEQFAVECAILKVWGSEVLDYVVDEGVQIYGGMGFSAEAPMDRAYRDARINRIFEGTNEINRLLTVDMMLKRAMKGELDLMTPATAVAGELMSIPDFGEIDDTLFAAEKKIISNLKKATLMVAGAAVQKLMMSLSKEQEILMNIADMASYVYVAESAMLRTEKLVSLKGEEACAGQLNLMRIYFVEAVDAVHKAGKEALWAFAEGDEQRMMMVGLRRFTKMEAFNVKDIRQQVAQQLIAANKYCY; translated from the coding sequence ATGGACAAAAAAACAATTAAAGGAGGTGAGTTCCTGATCAAGGAAACCTCATTTCAGGATGTATTTATTCCTGAAGAATTTGATGAAGAACAAAATATGATTGCACAAACCTGCCGTGATTTTTTAGCGGCAGAAGTGTTTCCAAATCTTGATCGCATTGATAGCCAGGAGGAAGGTTTGATGCCGTCTTTAATGGATAAAGCAGGTGAACTGGGGATTCTTGGTGTTTCGATTCCGGAAGAATATGGAGGCTTTGGAAAGAATTTTAATACCTCTATGCTGGTGGCTGATGTAGTTGGCGCAGGACATTCTTTTGCCGTGGCACTTTCTGCCCATACGGGAATTGGAACTTTACCAATTCTTTATTATGGAAATAAAGAACAGAAAGAAAAATACATTCCAAAGTTAGGAACGGGAGAATGGAAAGCAGCTTACTGTCTAACGGAACCTAATTCTGGATCGGATGCTAACTCTGGTAAAACTAAAGCTAAATTGAGTGCAGATGGTACGCATTACCTGATCACGGGTCAGAAAATGTGGATCACTAATGGTGGTTTTGCTGATGTATTTATCGTGTTTGCGAAAATTGACGACGATAAAAACCTGACTGCATTTATTGTAGAGCGGGAGTTCGGTGGCATTTCGATGAACCCTGAGGAACATAAAATGGGAATCAAAGGTTCTTCAACACGACAGGTGTTTTTTAACGACTGTCCTGTTCCTGTAGAAAACATGCTTTCTGAACGAGAGAACGGTTTTAAAATTGCGGTAAATATTTTAAATATTGGCAGGATTAAACTTGCTGCTGCTGCAATTGGCGCATCAAGAAAGGTAATTGATACAGCTATAAATTATGCGAATGAGCGGATCCAGTTTGACAGGCAGATTTCTAAGTACGGTGCCATCAGGTTTAAACTGGCCGAAATGGCGGCTAAGGTGTATGCTGTAGAGTCTGCAAATTATCGTGCCGGTCAAAATATTGATGATGCCTACGAAGCCTTGGTTGAAGGTGGAATGGATGCCAGTAAAGCGAAATTGAAATCAACGGAACAATTTGCTGTAGAATGCGCCATATTGAAGGTTTGGGGATCTGAGGTGCTGGATTATGTGGTTGATGAAGGTGTCCAGATCTATGGTGGAATGGGATTTTCTGCAGAAGCGCCTATGGACAGGGCTTACCGTGATGCCAGGATCAACAGGATTTTTGAAGGTACAAATGAAATCAATCGTCTGTTAACTGTTGACATGATGTTGAAAAGGGCCATGAAAGGGGAATTGGATTTGATGACCCCCGCTACGGCAGTTGCAGGAGAGTTGATGTCTATACCTGATTTTGGGGAGATTGATGATACTTTGTTTGCGGCAGAGAAAAAGATCATCTCCAATTTGAAAAAAGCTACTTTGATGGTTGCCGGTGCTGCAGTTCAAAAATTGATGATGAGCTTGTCTAAAGAACAGGAGATTTTAATGAACATAGCCGATATGGCAAGTTATGTTTATGTAGCCGAGTCTGCCATGCTAAGAACTGAAAAATTAGTGAGCTTAAAGGGAGAAGAAGCTTGTGCTGGTCAGCTAAACCTGATGCGTATTTATTTTGTAGAGGCTGTTGATGCTGTGCATAAAGCAGGAAAGGAAGCACTTTGGGCTTTTGCTGAAGGTGATGAGCAGCGTATGATGATGGTTGGCCTGCGCAGGTTTACCAAAATGGAAGCTTTTAACGTAAAAGATATACGTCAGCAGGTGGCACAACAGTTAATTGCGGCCAATAAGTATTGCTATTAA
- a CDS encoding long-chain fatty acid--CoA ligase has translation MAVKITRVFDLLQYNLEQFPKEEFISGKVGGQWKKYSTAQFIEIVDHLSKGLIRLGMRKGSKIAVMSHNMPQWNLTDFAIMQIGAYQIPLYPTLAEHDIKFILENAEVDLIFVADEALHTKVKAVITEANLAVKIYTFNQVVGAENIQQLVDDGALGTDINLDEYRNAVDPEDILTLIYTSGTTGTPKGVMLTHNNLVKNFQNSAVLLPEGISKVLSFLPLSHIFERMVVYLYMYVNTSVYYAESLDTIVADIQFVKPNVFSTVPRLLEKVYEKIMEKGKALTGIKKGIFFWSLALAEQFEIKHSWWYGLKLAIARKLVFKKWQEALGGNIVVIISGGAALNPRLARIFWAAGMPVFEGYGLTETSPVITVNHFQNAMFGTVGPAIEGVEVKIAEDGEVLTRGHHIMKGYYKRDDLTAETIDQDGWFHTGDIGQLVDGKFLKITDRKKEIFKTAGGKYVAPQMVENKFKESNLIEQIMVLGENRKFPAALIVPNFAALKTWAGKKGINYTSNEEMVKDPQVLEKFEQVTAESCKEFGKWEQVKRFALLTKEWSIVGGELTPKMSLKRKVILEKNADTIEQIYKDAENFKG, from the coding sequence ATGGCCGTAAAAATCACAAGAGTATTTGACCTGCTTCAATACAACTTAGAGCAATTTCCGAAAGAAGAATTCATTAGTGGCAAGGTAGGGGGGCAATGGAAAAAATACAGTACAGCACAATTTATAGAAATAGTTGATCATCTGAGCAAGGGCCTGATCCGGCTTGGAATGCGCAAGGGATCAAAGATAGCAGTGATGTCTCACAATATGCCACAATGGAACCTGACTGATTTTGCCATTATGCAGATCGGGGCCTATCAGATTCCGCTTTATCCAACACTGGCAGAGCATGACATTAAATTTATTCTGGAGAATGCTGAAGTAGATTTGATTTTTGTGGCTGATGAGGCTTTACATACAAAAGTGAAAGCCGTGATTACAGAAGCTAACTTAGCCGTTAAGATATATACTTTTAATCAGGTAGTTGGCGCAGAAAATATACAGCAGCTGGTGGATGATGGTGCTTTGGGTACCGACATCAATCTTGACGAGTACCGGAATGCAGTGGATCCTGAAGATATTTTAACTTTGATTTATACTTCTGGAACTACAGGCACGCCGAAAGGGGTAATGCTTACGCATAATAACCTGGTAAAAAACTTTCAGAATTCTGCTGTCCTGCTGCCGGAAGGCATCAGTAAAGTATTGAGCTTTTTGCCGCTGTCGCATATTTTTGAGCGGATGGTGGTGTATTTATACATGTATGTAAATACAAGTGTTTATTATGCGGAAAGTTTGGATACTATAGTTGCAGATATCCAGTTTGTTAAACCAAATGTATTCTCTACAGTGCCCAGGTTGCTGGAAAAGGTGTATGAGAAAATTATGGAAAAAGGTAAGGCGCTAACCGGAATTAAAAAGGGAATTTTCTTTTGGTCTTTAGCGCTCGCTGAACAGTTTGAAATTAAACATAGCTGGTGGTATGGCCTTAAGTTGGCGATTGCCAGGAAACTGGTTTTTAAGAAATGGCAGGAAGCATTGGGCGGAAACATTGTCGTGATTATTTCTGGTGGCGCGGCTTTAAATCCTCGTTTGGCCAGGATTTTCTGGGCAGCAGGCATGCCTGTATTTGAAGGATATGGATTAACGGAAACATCGCCGGTGATTACTGTAAATCATTTTCAAAACGCCATGTTTGGAACGGTAGGTCCGGCAATTGAAGGTGTTGAAGTGAAGATTGCTGAAGATGGTGAGGTATTAACGCGTGGTCACCACATTATGAAAGGCTATTATAAACGCGATGACCTGACTGCGGAGACCATAGATCAGGATGGCTGGTTTCATACTGGTGATATTGGTCAGTTAGTAGACGGTAAGTTTTTGAAAATTACGGACCGTAAAAAGGAGATTTTTAAAACTGCCGGGGGAAAATATGTTGCTCCTCAAATGGTGGAAAATAAGTTTAAGGAATCCAACTTGATTGAGCAGATTATGGTATTGGGTGAGAACCGAAAGTTTCCTGCGGCTTTGATTGTTCCTAATTTTGCGGCTTTGAAAACATGGGCAGGTAAAAAGGGAATCAATTATACTTCTAATGAGGAAATGGTTAAGGATCCTCAGGTGCTGGAAAAATTTGAGCAGGTTACCGCAGAGAGCTGCAAGGAATTTGGCAAATGGGAACAGGTAAAGCGTTTTGCATTGCTGACTAAGGAATGGAGTATTGTTGGTGGCGAGTTGACACCGAAAATGAGTTTAAAACGTAAGGTTATTTTGGAGAAGAACGCGGATACGATTGAGCAGATCTATAAAGACGCAGAAAATTTTAAAGGCTAA
- a CDS encoding FKBP-type peptidyl-prolyl cis-trans isomerase, producing MLKKLSSYTFALLGLILLFNSCTKEYESIQSVDETKILEYLKANNLTDRFKKDASGYYYEITTQGASTSLKNTDSVFYRYDLKSLAGEVFSETAANGNEGTFVGYVTPVPYRDILTKLGRGGKFTVILPSYLAFGKNGSGSIGPNEIIMSNVSVYTQSTQAAIDKERIQAYLTSKGITNAIEGPGGVYYVVVAPTTPGTAEKPIEVINFGSSITAKYTGRLLDGTVFDSGTDGTFVFTLAGVIKGWGKVLPQFSTGAKLRLFIPSGLAYGTSGSTSQTTGATIIPANAILDFDIEITAVTN from the coding sequence ATGCTTAAAAAGTTGTCTTCATATACTTTTGCTTTACTGGGATTAATCCTTCTTTTTAACTCCTGTACAAAGGAATATGAATCTATTCAAAGTGTAGACGAAACTAAAATACTCGAATACCTGAAAGCCAATAACCTTACTGATAGGTTTAAAAAAGATGCGAGCGGCTACTATTACGAAATTACTACACAGGGAGCCAGTACATCGTTAAAAAATACAGATTCTGTTTTTTATAGGTACGACCTTAAAAGCCTAGCTGGTGAAGTTTTTAGTGAAACTGCTGCTAATGGCAATGAAGGTACTTTTGTAGGTTATGTAACTCCTGTTCCATACAGAGATATCCTGACAAAACTCGGTCGCGGCGGAAAATTTACTGTAATTCTTCCCTCTTATCTTGCCTTTGGTAAAAATGGAAGTGGCTCTATTGGTCCAAATGAAATTATAATGTCCAACGTATCTGTGTATACACAATCTACACAAGCGGCGATTGATAAAGAAAGAATCCAGGCTTACCTTACATCAAAGGGCATTACAAATGCAATTGAAGGTCCTGGTGGTGTTTATTATGTAGTGGTTGCACCAACTACGCCAGGAACGGCCGAAAAACCGATCGAGGTGATTAACTTTGGAAGTTCAATAACAGCCAAGTATACAGGAAGATTATTGGATGGAACTGTATTTGATTCTGGTACTGATGGTACTTTTGTATTCACATTGGCTGGTGTTATAAAAGGCTGGGGAAAAGTTCTACCTCAGTTCTCAACCGGAGCAAAATTGAGGTTGTTTATTCCTTCTGGTTTAGCTTACGGCACCTCTGGAAGTACAAGTCAAACAACTGGAGCTACTATTATTCCTGCAAATGCTATCCTTGATTTTGATATAGAAATTACAGCAGTAACCAATTAA
- a CDS encoding four helix bundle protein — MHNFRQLQIWQEAMSIVRDTYIALKSLPDAERFGLISQISRCSVSVPSNIAEGSSRSSDKEFSHFLSIALGSLFELETQLLICVAVNHLTALQIQQLLLDITQLQKKISAFKKTLS, encoded by the coding sequence ATGCATAATTTTAGGCAATTACAGATTTGGCAAGAAGCAATGAGCATTGTAAGAGATACTTACATAGCTTTAAAATCTTTACCTGATGCAGAAAGATTTGGGTTAATTTCTCAAATTTCCAGATGCTCAGTTTCAGTTCCTTCAAATATTGCAGAAGGCTCTTCAAGATCTTCGGATAAGGAGTTTTCTCATTTTCTCTCTATAGCATTGGGCTCTCTTTTTGAATTAGAGACACAATTGTTGATCTGTGTAGCTGTTAATCATCTTACTGCTTTACAAATACAACAGCTATTGTTAGATATAACTCAACTTCAAAAAAAGATATCTGCATTTAAAAAGACACTCAGTTAG
- a CDS encoding acetyl-CoA C-acyltransferase — translation MEAYIIAGLRTAVGKAPRGVFRFTRADDLAAEVIKQLVASVPNLDKEQIDDVIVGNATPEAEQGLNIGRMISLMGLDTDKVPGVTVNRYCASGLDTIATAVAKIKSGMADCIIAGGVEVMSGMPFGGWKVVPNPEVAKTNPDWYWGMGLTAEAVAAEYKVNREDQDEFAYQSHLKAVEAIKNGHLKAGVAPITVTENYLDGNMKKVSRTYVVDTDEGPRADTSLDKLAKLKPVFAADGSVTAGNSSQTSDGAAFVLVVSESKLKELGVEPIARLVSYGVVGVPPRIMGIGPIDAIPLALKKAGLSLEQMDLVELNEAFASQSLAIIRTLGLDTSKLNVNGGAIALGHPLGCTGAKLTVQLFNELKRREGKYGMVTMCVGSGQGAAGIFEML, via the coding sequence ATGGAAGCATATATCATAGCAGGTTTACGTACAGCAGTGGGCAAGGCCCCACGTGGGGTATTTCGTTTTACGAGGGCCGATGATTTGGCGGCTGAGGTTATCAAACAATTGGTGGCCTCTGTTCCTAACCTGGATAAAGAACAAATAGATGATGTAATTGTAGGTAATGCTACACCTGAGGCGGAACAGGGGCTGAATATTGGCCGGATGATTTCGCTGATGGGGTTGGATACGGATAAAGTTCCGGGGGTTACAGTGAATAGGTATTGTGCATCTGGATTAGACACGATAGCTACTGCGGTAGCTAAAATTAAAAGTGGAATGGCAGATTGCATCATAGCGGGTGGTGTAGAAGTGATGTCTGGAATGCCCTTTGGCGGATGGAAAGTTGTTCCTAATCCGGAAGTGGCTAAAACCAATCCAGACTGGTACTGGGGTATGGGCCTGACTGCAGAAGCGGTAGCTGCTGAATATAAAGTGAACCGGGAAGATCAGGATGAATTTGCTTATCAGTCGCATTTGAAAGCGGTGGAGGCTATAAAAAACGGGCACCTTAAGGCCGGTGTGGCCCCCATTACCGTTACTGAAAATTATCTGGATGGTAATATGAAAAAAGTAAGCCGGACTTATGTGGTGGATACTGACGAAGGGCCGCGTGCGGATACAAGTCTGGATAAACTAGCGAAGCTTAAACCTGTATTTGCTGCAGATGGAAGTGTTACAGCCGGGAATTCCTCTCAAACTTCAGACGGTGCTGCATTTGTATTGGTGGTTTCGGAAAGTAAATTAAAAGAACTTGGTGTTGAGCCGATTGCCAGATTGGTTAGTTATGGCGTAGTTGGTGTGCCACCCAGAATTATGGGAATTGGCCCAATTGATGCTATTCCACTGGCTTTAAAGAAAGCAGGATTGAGCCTGGAACAAATGGATCTGGTTGAGCTAAATGAAGCATTTGCTTCCCAGTCTCTGGCTATTATCAGGACGTTGGGGCTGGATACTTCAAAACTGAATGTAAACGGTGGTGCTATTGCCTTAGGGCATCCGCTTGGTTGTACTGGTGCTAAGCTTACGGTGCAATTGTTTAACGAACTGAAACGCAGAGAGGGGAAATACGGAATGGTAACGATGTGCGTGGGTAGCGGACAGGGTGCTGCAGGTATTTTTGAAATGTTGTAG